One genomic segment of Impatiens glandulifera chromosome 6, dImpGla2.1, whole genome shotgun sequence includes these proteins:
- the LOC124943304 gene encoding nuclear transcription factor Y subunit B-6-like, producing MENKGSSSRASGASPTKLFISMANVARIIRRVVPPYGKIADDSKEIVQHCVSEFIGLITAEANLLCQSESRKTITANDILRAMTTLGFDKYVNALSLYISRYHEAESLGMVVSSRRP from the exons ATGGAGAATAAGGGTTCAAGCTCAAGAG CATCTGGGGCGTCACCAACTAAGCTATTCATCTCGATGGCGAATGTGGCGAGGATCATTCGGCGTGTGGTACCGCCATACGGCAAGATTGCTGACGATTCGAAGGAAATTGTTCAACATTGTGTCTCGGAATTCATTGGTCTAATAACTGCCGAAGCTAACTTGCTTTGTCAAAGCGAGAGTCGTAAGACGATTACCGCCAATGACATTCTACGGGCTATGACCACACTAGGGTTTGATAAATATGTTAACGCACTTTCCCTTTACATTTCCCGTTATCATGAGGCGGAGTCATTGGGGATGGTCGTCTCATCGAGACGTCCATAA